In the genome of Maribacter forsetii DSM 18668, the window TACCAATACCGTAATCGTTAATAGCTAGTTCCCTGCCTTTTTCAGTGTACGTGTTGTCATTGTTCTCAAAAAAGAAATTACCCATAGGCGTGCAATTGGGGTTTAAATCTCCATTGGCAACAAACAAATCTAAATCTTCATCATGGTCAAAATCAGCAAAATTTGCCCCCCAACTAATTGCTAAGTTGTAAGTACCTAACTCTTTGGCTTTGTCTACAAATGGGTTACCAGTACCTTGGTTTTCCATTAGCATATTGAACTTGATGTTGGTAATATAATAATCCATCCACCCATCACCGTTATAGTCACCCACCGCAGCGCCCATGGCGTTGATTTTTAAATCCATTTCGGTTTGTTCGCTGACGTCTTCAAAATGGTCATCAGGATATTCATTTTGGTATAGAAAATTTGGTACTGCTTTATAGCCAAAATCTTGATTTACCAATAAATCTTGGTCTTGGTCATTATCATAATCAGTGAATACACCACCAAAACCAAAACCTTTATGACCTAAACCATATTCATCATATACATTTTCAAAACTTTTACCACCTTCGTTTTTTAGTAAATAACTTCTTGCGGTTTGGTTGGCACTTACTATCGTAGCATCTTTTATAATACCTAGTTTACCTGTAAATTCTTGAAAATAATTACCAACAAACAAATCAGGGTAGCCATCTGCATCAATATCGCCAAAGCTTGGACCTGTGCTGAAGGAATTTAAATCTTCTAATCCGTATTCATTGGTAACATCTTTAAATGTGGAGTCTCCATTATTTAAGAACAATAGATTTTTTGCTCTTGGTATAACACTTTTACCATCGGTGGTAGTAATGGTGGTGATGAACAGGTCCCTGTATCCATCTTTATTGATATCTGCACTAACCACACCTTGGGTAACATAGTCATTGGTGACTTCCAGACCAGAACCTTTAAAAACATCCTTAAATGTTCCGTTTCCATTGTTAAGGTATAATCGGTCAGATTTTATACCACTTGTTATATAAAGGTCTTCAAATCCGTCATTATTAAAATCAAATACGGTAACTCCGCCACCAAAAGTACCTTCGTAG includes:
- a CDS encoding CRTAC1 family protein translates to MNNNIASFIKIISQLLFFCGWFSNAQQTFVDVTEDAGLEHQYEVYEGTFGGGVTVFDFNNDGFEDLYITSGIKSDRLYLNNGNGTFKDVFKGSGLEVTNDYVTQGVVSADINKDGYRDLFITTITTTDGKSVIPRAKNLLFLNNGDSTFKDVTNEYGLEDLNSFSTGPSFGDIDADGYPDLFVGNYFQEFTGKLGIIKDATIVSANQTARSYLLKNEGGKSFENVYDEYGLGHKGFGFGGVFTDYDNDQDQDLLVNQDFGYKAVPNFLYQNEYPDDHFEDVSEQTEMDLKINAMGAAVGDYNGDGWMDYYITNIKFNMLMENQGTGNPFVDKAKELGTYNLAISWGANFADFDHDEDLDLFVANGDLNPNCTPMGNFFFENNDNTYTEKGRELAINDYGIGRGSVIFDMDNDGDMDLLVVNQQPILNYPIASTTRLFRNDIANGNWLKVALNGVASEANGIGSRVTIVTNGKRTIREIDGGGSSHLSQNSVIAHFGLGANKKVDSVIVNWTGGNTQVLTSIDANQQLEIVEIIQPKNGLSYVWYAVGALFIIISIFLLIRKNK